A part of Pararhizobium sp. A13 genomic DNA contains:
- a CDS encoding ATP-binding protein, translating into MISKDAKAIMPPNKRTKGLSPLSRNLLSAGESDQVDFKKVPDGVSQEDLVAFANSDNGGQILVGVVEEAAGGAQVGGVRGCDVSDSAILQITNKAVTCIPPVSIEITIENLDAQPILRIAIPSSATRPHCT; encoded by the coding sequence ATGATAAGCAAGGATGCGAAGGCAATAATGCCGCCGAACAAGCGCACAAAGGGGCTGAGCCCGCTATCGCGAAATCTCCTTTCTGCGGGGGAGAGCGATCAGGTCGATTTCAAGAAAGTTCCTGATGGCGTCAGCCAGGAAGACCTTGTCGCTTTTGCGAATTCCGACAATGGCGGGCAAATACTGGTTGGTGTCGTGGAGGAAGCTGCTGGTGGCGCGCAGGTGGGGGGTGTTCGGGGCTGCGATGTCAGTGACAGCGCTATTCTGCAGATAACGAATAAAGCGGTCACTTGCATCCCACCAGTCTCAATCGAGATCACAATTGAGAACCTCGATGCGCAACCAATTTTGCGCATTGCGATACCATCAAGTGCGACACGTCCTCATTGTACTTAA
- a CDS encoding AAA family ATPase produces MYLASLTITNFRHFTKTTVSFQPGLNVIVGPNNIRKSAVVDGLHALLAGADDPYPRFTSDDVHLPNGGTATGEITFTFVFKDLDTDDEADFLHALRESPAGEIEAVMGVTYGEPDILWLRFPGCRAGTAAGSLRAEALTDILAAADVINSYLHSELSILLSQFGR; encoded by the coding sequence TTGTACCTAGCATCGCTGACCATCACAAATTTTCGGCATTTTACAAAAACCACCGTCAGCTTTCAGCCAGGTCTCAATGTCATTGTCGGCCCAAACAATATTAGGAAATCCGCTGTGGTCGACGGGCTGCATGCTCTCTTGGCAGGTGCTGACGATCCCTATCCTCGATTCACGTCGGACGACGTTCACCTCCCAAACGGAGGCACTGCAACAGGTGAGATCACCTTCACTTTTGTGTTCAAGGACCTCGACACAGACGACGAAGCTGATTTTCTACATGCGCTCAGGGAAAGTCCTGCTGGCGAAATCGAAGCCGTAATGGGCGTCACTTACGGAGAGCCGGATATCCTGTGGCTTCGGTTTCCGGGATGTCGAGCAGGAACAGCTGCAGGGTCTCTTCGGGCTGAAGCGTTGACGGATATCCTCGCGGCGGCGGACGTGATCAACAGCTACTTGCATAGCGAGCTTTCCATCCTCCTCAGTCAGTTCGGGAGATAA
- a CDS encoding Fic family protein: MSLGRSHIVLAEALQSLKAVTDVSKSAVVESGDLDGEHRRQLVEAGFLEMIMRGWYAVSKPGARRRVETMWGSVYWDFVAQYLRKRFQNEYWLDPVASLRIHAENLKVPEQLVVCVSTGVNAKVELPNNTSLYIYNTTKPTSKTAIIEKGDLRMLSPETAIANLPVAAWAEDATDAAAVLGSIRGSSTLLRAILEDGKVVKAGAVAGALRQLGRGTDADAILFSLKEGKHNVREIAPFEKTIDTKFDTRRPPKAAATRITLMWERMRSSVLSHFTQEPKRINDIDGYLRDIDDRYVSDAYNSLSIEGYQVSAELIEKVKAGSWQPEIDASDFDTQNALAARGYWLAFNEVKADVGRILQNEPAGPLLWDRHQEWFKAMFQPFVDANIRKQFELVGYRNSPVYLFGSGHVPYSPDAVLDGMEALFECIDKEDDPRVKAVLAPFLFTYIHPFMDGNGRSARFLMNCLLAEGGYPWTVIPYERRDEYMACLEAASSKEDIGPLAAFVAELVAAPPPPRPSTSAYPARKGPLPSADNAPGVVVASERHKGESGIQREEILVNMLHLPSFPRA; the protein is encoded by the coding sequence ATGAGCCTGGGTCGGAGTCACATCGTCCTCGCGGAAGCGCTTCAGTCGCTGAAGGCTGTCACTGACGTGAGTAAGTCGGCAGTCGTCGAGTCAGGCGATTTGGATGGCGAGCACCGCCGACAACTTGTCGAAGCAGGCTTCCTTGAGATGATAATGCGCGGATGGTACGCCGTCTCCAAGCCCGGAGCGCGCCGCCGTGTGGAAACCATGTGGGGCAGCGTTTATTGGGACTTCGTCGCCCAATACCTGCGAAAGCGCTTCCAGAATGAATATTGGCTTGATCCGGTGGCATCGCTACGCATCCACGCCGAGAACCTGAAGGTTCCAGAGCAGCTCGTGGTCTGCGTGTCGACCGGCGTAAACGCGAAAGTCGAGCTTCCGAACAACACCTCTTTATATATCTACAACACCACCAAACCGACTTCAAAGACCGCGATCATCGAAAAGGGGGATTTGCGGATGCTGTCTCCCGAGACCGCTATCGCCAATCTGCCTGTAGCGGCCTGGGCCGAAGATGCGACAGATGCAGCAGCTGTACTCGGATCGATCCGGGGTAGCTCAACACTTCTTCGCGCAATCCTTGAGGACGGCAAAGTCGTGAAGGCTGGGGCGGTCGCTGGAGCTTTGCGCCAGCTCGGACGGGGAACAGATGCTGATGCGATCCTGTTCAGCTTGAAGGAGGGGAAGCACAATGTCCGAGAGATCGCTCCGTTCGAAAAAACCATCGACACGAAGTTTGACACTCGCCGTCCGCCCAAGGCCGCCGCTACTCGTATCACTTTGATGTGGGAGCGAATGAGATCAAGCGTGCTCTCTCACTTCACCCAGGAACCCAAAAGAATAAACGATATCGACGGTTACCTGCGAGATATTGACGACAGATATGTATCTGACGCCTACAACTCACTTAGCATTGAAGGCTATCAGGTCTCGGCCGAACTGATTGAGAAGGTCAAGGCTGGCAGCTGGCAACCGGAAATCGATGCCAGCGATTTTGACACCCAGAATGCCTTGGCAGCGCGTGGCTATTGGCTCGCGTTCAATGAGGTGAAGGCTGACGTAGGTCGCATTCTGCAGAACGAACCTGCTGGACCATTATTGTGGGATCGTCACCAGGAATGGTTCAAGGCGATGTTCCAGCCATTCGTCGATGCCAACATCCGAAAACAATTTGAACTGGTCGGGTACCGAAACAGTCCTGTCTACCTGTTCGGCTCCGGTCATGTTCCTTATTCCCCGGACGCGGTTCTTGACGGGATGGAAGCTCTTTTTGAATGTATCGACAAGGAAGACGATCCACGAGTCAAAGCCGTACTGGCCCCGTTCTTGTTCACTTACATCCATCCTTTCATGGATGGAAACGGGCGTAGCGCGCGCTTCCTGATGAATTGCCTGTTGGCTGAAGGAGGGTATCCTTGGACCGTCATTCCTTATGAACGGAGGGATGAGTACATGGCATGCCTTGAGGCTGCGAGTTCCAAAGAGGATATTGGCCCTCTCGCGGCTTTCGTTGCGGAGTTGGTTGCCGCGCCTCCGCCGCCTCGGCCGTCCACATCAGCTTATCCGGCACGCAAAGGACCACTTCCTAGCGCGGACAATGCGCCTGGCGTCGTCGTAGCCTCCGAAAGGCATAAGGGCGAATCCGGCATCCAACGTGAGGAAATCCTGGTGAATATGTTGCACTTGCCCTCGTTTCCTCGGGCGTGA
- a CDS encoding tyrosine-type recombinase/integrase: protein MAEQHAIDHSIREDYRPWHLFLHLSGRRLKESLIRWSDVNWETGEITTAGKGDTRVWTPMPPSIREILECLGRHPEFVFTFVARRTREGKVAGKRYPIKYHGVQSQWRRDLARSGVKNFRLHDHRHDRASKLLRETRNLKLVQRVLNHSNITTTARYAHVMDGEVALALESSAKSRNQPRTNPGDELQGPDFA, encoded by the coding sequence TTGGCTGAACAGCATGCGATTGATCATTCGATTAGAGAGGACTATCGGCCGTGGCACCTGTTTCTCCATTTGAGCGGCCGCCGTCTGAAGGAATCGCTGATCCGTTGGTCGGACGTTAATTGGGAAACTGGCGAGATCACGACGGCAGGCAAGGGCGACACGCGAGTCTGGACGCCGATGCCCCCGAGCATACGCGAGATACTCGAGTGCCTTGGCCGTCATCCTGAGTTCGTTTTCACATTTGTTGCCCGCCGCACACGCGAAGGGAAAGTCGCTGGAAAACGGTATCCGATAAAGTATCACGGCGTGCAGTCTCAGTGGCGGCGCGATCTGGCACGTTCCGGAGTCAAGAATTTCCGTTTACATGACCACCGCCACGACCGGGCGTCGAAGCTGCTTCGCGAGACCCGCAACCTCAAACTCGTACAGCGGGTGCTGAACCACTCCAATATCACTACCACCGCGAGATACGCGCACGTGATGGACGGCGAGGTGGCCCTCGCGCTCGAAAGCAGCGCGAAGTCCCGGAATCAGCCCCGAACTAACCCGGGCGATGAACTTCAAGGTCCGGATTTTGCATAA
- a CDS encoding D-alanine--D-alanine ligase family protein, with protein MTSKLRVAVLFGGQSTEHDVSILSARNVIKAIDVDKYEIIPILIDRAGQWLLIELVDGALPDPVAYVGTRVCLLPGGRGLLLAFGGPAGSSELPVMDILFPVLHGMHGEDGSVQGLAQIAGVPLVGCGILGSAIAIDKDVAKRLLRDAGLPVARSITVRSGESPIFEDVTNILGSPIFVKPARQGSSVGVSKARTAGEFHVALAEAFKFDTKVLVEEFVQAREIECAVLEKPDGAIVVSVAGEIVTGEGHGFYTYEAKYLDETGATINIPAVLPEQTAQHLQDMARRAFVALGCEALARVDFFVRPDMSTVINEVNTMPGFTDISMYPKAMAASGTSYPELIGRLIEHGLARAKQAR; from the coding sequence ATGACCTCCAAATTGCGCGTTGCTGTTCTCTTTGGCGGGCAATCCACGGAGCATGATGTTTCCATCCTTTCGGCTCGCAATGTCATCAAGGCAATCGACGTCGACAAATATGAGATCATCCCGATTCTTATTGATCGAGCCGGGCAATGGTTGTTGATCGAACTGGTTGATGGCGCCCTGCCGGACCCCGTTGCCTATGTCGGGACAAGGGTTTGCTTGCTGCCCGGTGGTCGCGGTCTTCTTCTCGCTTTTGGCGGCCCCGCCGGTTCCAGCGAATTGCCTGTGATGGATATCCTGTTTCCCGTATTGCACGGGATGCATGGCGAGGATGGGTCGGTCCAGGGGCTTGCCCAGATTGCGGGTGTTCCCTTGGTCGGCTGCGGCATCCTCGGATCGGCCATCGCCATCGACAAGGACGTGGCAAAGCGTCTGTTGCGGGACGCGGGTTTGCCGGTCGCCCGCTCCATCACGGTTAGATCCGGCGAAAGCCCAATTTTCGAAGACGTCACAAACATTTTGGGCTCGCCGATTTTCGTCAAGCCCGCGCGACAAGGCTCGTCGGTTGGTGTCAGCAAGGCGCGAACGGCCGGCGAATTTCACGTCGCGCTCGCCGAGGCGTTCAAGTTTGACACCAAGGTTCTCGTCGAGGAGTTCGTCCAGGCCCGCGAGATTGAATGCGCGGTACTTGAGAAGCCTGACGGCGCAATCGTGGTCTCCGTCGCCGGCGAGATCGTGACGGGCGAGGGGCACGGCTTCTACACCTATGAGGCAAAGTATCTGGACGAGACGGGAGCCACCATCAACATCCCGGCAGTGCTCCCCGAACAGACGGCGCAACATCTGCAGGACATGGCTAGGCGAGCGTTCGTCGCGCTGGGCTGCGAGGCGCTTGCTCGCGTCGATTTCTTCGTGCGGCCGGATATGAGCACGGTGATCAATGAGGTCAACACGATGCCAGGCTTCACCGATATCAGCATGTATCCGAAAGCGATGGCGGCGAGCGGGACGTCCTACCCTGAACTGATCGGCCGGCTGATCGAGCACGGATTGGCAAGAGCCAAACAGGCCCGCTGA
- a CDS encoding GlxA family transcriptional regulator → MPQKEPSEHGVSVVIVVLPESSIMSLASVLDPMRAANRVAGKVLFRWRILSPDGEPVLLTCGVSIAVDGVFSARAAGDFLLVIGGFNLERHAGKAFIAGLQTCARHFPVVAGIESGCWLLARSGLVNGRSATAHWEELEDFALTFPDVSVKADRFVTDGKFWTSGGASPTFDMMLHMIRQRFGSAVALDVASIFVYDETHAPSDAQPLVSLGRMEALDPELARAIRLMERTLDRPLSIAALALRAGQSRRKLEMRFAKALGVSPGTYYLRLRLQAAHRLVSDTELSVRDIALRCGFDSLSSFSRAFKHQYGESPLKLRQGKGRQ, encoded by the coding sequence ATGCCGCAAAAAGAGCCATCCGAACACGGCGTTTCTGTCGTCATCGTTGTCCTGCCGGAATCGTCGATCATGTCGCTCGCTTCCGTGCTGGATCCGATGCGCGCAGCAAATCGCGTCGCCGGGAAAGTGCTCTTCCGATGGAGAATTCTCTCTCCCGATGGTGAGCCGGTTCTTCTGACCTGCGGTGTCTCGATCGCCGTCGACGGCGTGTTTTCGGCGCGCGCGGCGGGCGATTTTCTGCTGGTGATCGGTGGCTTCAATCTGGAGCGCCACGCGGGCAAGGCGTTCATCGCCGGCCTGCAGACCTGCGCACGGCATTTTCCCGTCGTGGCCGGTATCGAATCAGGCTGCTGGCTGCTGGCACGCTCCGGTCTCGTCAATGGACGCTCGGCAACGGCGCATTGGGAGGAACTGGAGGATTTCGCTCTGACGTTTCCCGACGTGTCGGTCAAGGCCGATCGTTTCGTCACCGACGGCAAATTCTGGACCTCGGGTGGGGCGTCGCCAACCTTCGACATGATGCTGCACATGATCAGGCAGCGATTCGGCTCGGCCGTTGCGCTCGATGTGGCGAGCATCTTCGTCTATGACGAAACGCATGCGCCATCGGACGCGCAGCCGCTGGTCTCGCTCGGCCGCATGGAAGCGCTCGATCCGGAACTGGCTCGCGCCATCCGGCTGATGGAACGCACGCTCGACCGGCCGCTGTCGATCGCAGCGCTTGCCCTGCGAGCCGGCCAATCCCGTCGCAAGCTCGAAATGCGCTTTGCCAAGGCGCTCGGCGTGAGCCCCGGCACTTACTATCTGCGGCTTCGCCTGCAGGCGGCACATCGGCTGGTCAGCGATACGGAGTTGAGTGTCCGCGACATCGCACTTCGCTGCGGCTTCGACAGCCTGTCGTCCTTCTCCCGCGCCTTCAAGCATCAATACGGCGAAAGCCCGCTGAAACTGCGGCAAGGCAAGGGGCGTCAATGA
- a CDS encoding cytochrome c biogenesis CcdA family protein encodes MSIADISVWTAILAGALSFLSPCVLPLVPPYLCYMAGISVDQFRGGESEAAIAGTRRAVFGAAFFFTLGFATVFVALGAGASTIGLVLRQHIDILSRIGGIVIIIMGLHFLGVLRIGLLGREARFQGGGKPATLSGAYIMGLAFAFGWTPCIGPVLGTILGVAAARDTVGDGAMLLAVYSLGLAIPFWIAAGFSGAFMRFLSRFRRHLGLVEKLMGVFLILAGLAFVFGFISSMAIWFQETFPVLMQIG; translated from the coding sequence GTGTCGATCGCTGATATTTCCGTCTGGACCGCCATTTTGGCGGGCGCGCTGTCCTTTCTGTCGCCCTGTGTACTGCCGTTGGTGCCACCCTATCTCTGTTATATGGCGGGCATTTCGGTCGATCAGTTTCGCGGCGGCGAAAGTGAGGCCGCCATTGCCGGCACGCGGCGCGCGGTGTTCGGAGCGGCCTTCTTCTTCACGCTGGGCTTTGCCACCGTCTTCGTGGCGCTCGGGGCAGGGGCGTCCACCATCGGCCTCGTGCTGCGCCAGCATATCGACATCCTGTCGCGCATTGGCGGCATCGTGATCATTATCATGGGCCTGCATTTCCTCGGTGTCTTGCGTATCGGCCTGCTCGGGCGGGAGGCGCGTTTCCAGGGTGGCGGAAAGCCAGCGACGCTGTCCGGCGCCTATATTATGGGGCTTGCCTTCGCCTTCGGCTGGACGCCCTGCATCGGCCCCGTGCTCGGTACGATTCTGGGGGTGGCCGCCGCGCGCGATACGGTCGGCGATGGCGCGATGCTGCTGGCGGTCTATTCGCTGGGCCTGGCGATCCCCTTCTGGATCGCCGCCGGGTTCTCCGGCGCTTTCATGAGGTTCCTGTCGCGCTTCCGCCGCCATCTCGGCCTGGTGGAAAAGCTGATGGGAGTCTTCCTGATCCTTGCGGGCCTTGCCTTCGTCTTCGGCTTCATCAGTTCGATGGCGATCTGGTTCCAGGAGACCTTTCCTGTGCTGATGCAAATCGGCTAA
- a CDS encoding AEC family transporter gives MAEISGLVLPFFGLIFLGYLTARVARNPAGEGAGDAMGWLNTFIIYLALPALFFKLVSKTPIEQLTRFDFVFASICTTYTVFALVFGAGYLVRRNSLAESTVQGLAGAYGNIGYMGPGLALLALGEPAAVPVALIFCFENVLHFMVAPAMMALAGGEKSSPGKLVFGIARKILLHPFILSTITGVIAASVSFQPPLPVQRLIDYLAQAAAPCALFAMGATLALRPLKRIPAELGYIVPAKLMLHPVLMYLVLSFVGNFETVWVQTAVLLASLPTATNVFVIGQQYGVWQERASATILITTVLSVATVTALLYLIGSGALPADLFP, from the coding sequence ATGGCCGAAATATCCGGTTTGGTATTACCGTTCTTCGGTCTGATCTTCCTTGGCTATCTGACAGCCAGGGTGGCAAGGAATCCTGCCGGTGAGGGTGCGGGCGATGCCATGGGTTGGCTCAATACGTTCATCATCTATCTGGCACTGCCGGCGCTTTTCTTCAAACTGGTGTCGAAGACGCCAATCGAGCAACTCACACGATTCGATTTCGTCTTCGCCTCGATCTGCACCACCTATACGGTCTTCGCGCTCGTTTTTGGCGCGGGTTACCTCGTCCGCCGCAATTCGCTTGCCGAATCAACGGTGCAGGGATTGGCCGGCGCCTATGGCAACATCGGCTATATGGGACCGGGTCTCGCGCTCTTGGCGCTCGGCGAACCGGCAGCCGTGCCGGTGGCGTTGATCTTCTGCTTCGAGAACGTGCTGCATTTCATGGTGGCGCCCGCGATGATGGCGCTGGCGGGCGGTGAGAAGAGTTCGCCAGGCAAGCTCGTTTTCGGCATTGCCCGCAAAATCCTGCTGCACCCGTTCATCCTGTCGACGATTACCGGCGTGATAGCGGCTTCTGTTTCGTTCCAGCCGCCGTTGCCGGTTCAACGGCTGATTGACTATCTCGCGCAGGCAGCCGCACCTTGCGCCCTGTTTGCCATGGGCGCGACGCTGGCGCTACGGCCGCTGAAGCGTATCCCCGCCGAGCTCGGCTACATCGTTCCAGCGAAACTCATGCTTCATCCGGTGCTGATGTACCTGGTTCTGAGTTTTGTCGGTAATTTCGAGACGGTCTGGGTGCAGACAGCCGTGCTGCTGGCCTCGCTGCCGACGGCGACCAACGTCTTCGTCATCGGCCAGCAATATGGTGTCTGGCAGGAGCGGGCATCGGCGACGATCCTGATCACCACCGTCCTGTCGGTTGCCACGGTAACGGCGCTGCTTTACCTGATCGGTTCAGGCGCGCTGCCAGCCGATCTTTTCCCGTAA
- a CDS encoding UbiH/UbiF family hydroxylase encodes MDHFEIAVVGAGLAGSLAALALTDSGRSVVLIAPVPARPDGRTTALMDRSLDLVRQLGLWDAIEPLAAPLSTMRIIDGTSRLLRAPTVTFHAAEVGLDAFGYNIPNAPFLSLLENEAETRPSLTRLVASLAQIEFDANRATLTLNDGRAVTADLVVGADGRKSRVRGAAGINVRNWSYPQSAVVLNFAHQVPHQNISTEFHTPDGPVTQVPLPGPRSSLVWVQKPDAAAATLALSSEELSLAVEQCMQSILGKVTIEGTAQSFPLSGMAAKAFGRDRAILIGEAAHAFPPIGAQGLNLSLRDIMAATSLLSDLPTIPDDFGARYDRKRRADILTRTVSVDLLNRSLLSDFLPVQMLRAAGLQALASVPLLRNLMMHEGLNPGSALQTLHSSLREKIGWQRA; translated from the coding sequence ATGGATCACTTCGAAATCGCGGTTGTCGGCGCCGGGCTTGCCGGATCGCTCGCCGCCCTCGCCTTGACCGATTCCGGGCGTAGCGTCGTGCTGATCGCACCGGTGCCCGCACGCCCCGACGGGCGCACGACGGCGCTGATGGATCGCTCTCTTGATCTTGTGCGGCAACTGGGCCTCTGGGATGCGATCGAACCTTTGGCGGCACCGCTCTCCACCATGCGCATTATTGACGGCACCAGCAGGTTGCTGCGTGCACCGACCGTGACCTTTCATGCCGCCGAAGTGGGCCTCGACGCTTTTGGCTACAATATCCCCAATGCGCCCTTCCTATCGCTGCTGGAAAACGAGGCCGAAACCCGCCCGTCGCTCACACGCCTTGTCGCCAGCCTGGCGCAGATCGAATTCGACGCCAACAGGGCGACCCTGACCCTCAACGACGGCCGCGCCGTCACCGCCGATCTCGTCGTCGGCGCCGATGGACGAAAATCCAGAGTGCGCGGGGCGGCCGGTATAAACGTCCGCAACTGGTCCTATCCGCAAAGCGCCGTGGTGCTCAACTTCGCTCATCAGGTCCCGCACCAGAACATCTCGACCGAGTTCCACACGCCGGACGGTCCGGTCACGCAAGTACCGCTGCCCGGTCCGCGTTCGAGCCTCGTCTGGGTGCAAAAGCCGGACGCCGCCGCAGCAACGTTGGCGCTTTCATCCGAGGAACTCTCGCTGGCGGTGGAACAGTGCATGCAGTCTATCCTGGGCAAAGTCACTATCGAAGGCACGGCGCAATCCTTCCCGCTCTCCGGCATGGCTGCCAAGGCTTTCGGCAGGGACCGCGCCATTCTCATCGGCGAGGCGGCACATGCCTTCCCGCCGATCGGCGCGCAGGGACTGAACCTCAGCCTTCGCGACATCATGGCGGCGACCTCGCTGCTTTCCGACCTCCCGACCATCCCGGACGATTTTGGCGCACGTTATGACCGCAAACGGCGAGCCGATATCCTGACCCGTACCGTCAGTGTCGATCTGCTCAACCGGTCACTGCTGTCCGATTTCCTGCCGGTGCAGATGCTGCGCGCGGCCGGGCTGCAGGCTCTTGCCAGCGTTCCGCTGCTACGCAATCTGATGATGCACGAGGGGCTGAACCCCGGCAGCGCCTTGCAAACGCTGCACAGTTCCTTACGGGAAAAGATCGGCTGGCAGCGCGCCTGA
- the pcsA gene encoding phosphatidylcholine synthase, with translation MKFFNYKRVPYAEIRAFSVHILTASGSFLAFLGVVAAAEHRFVDMFWWLGLALAVDGIDGPIARKVRVKEVLPNWSGDTLDNVIDYVTYVLLPAFALYQSGMIGEPWSFVAAGAIVMSSAIYYADMGMKTDEYFFSGFPVVWNMVVFTLFVIDASEIAASIVVFVSVFLTFMPINFLHPVRVQRLRSLNLAVFAVWSVLGIYALLLHFDTPGWVVAGVVGTGLYLYVIGFILQIFPRLGRG, from the coding sequence ATGAAGTTTTTCAATTACAAGCGCGTGCCCTACGCCGAAATCCGTGCCTTCTCCGTCCATATCCTCACTGCATCGGGCTCCTTCCTGGCCTTTCTCGGCGTTGTTGCCGCGGCCGAGCACCGGTTCGTCGACATGTTCTGGTGGCTGGGTCTTGCGCTGGCCGTCGATGGCATTGATGGGCCGATCGCGCGGAAAGTGCGGGTCAAGGAAGTGCTGCCGAACTGGTCCGGCGATACGCTCGACAACGTGATAGATTACGTCACTTACGTCCTCCTGCCGGCCTTCGCGCTCTATCAGAGCGGCATGATCGGCGAACCCTGGTCCTTCGTCGCCGCCGGCGCCATCGTGATGTCGAGCGCGATCTATTACGCCGACATGGGCATGAAGACGGACGAATATTTCTTCTCCGGCTTTCCCGTCGTCTGGAACATGGTGGTGTTCACGCTGTTCGTCATCGACGCCAGCGAGATCGCGGCTTCGATCGTGGTCTTCGTCTCGGTCTTCCTGACCTTCATGCCGATCAATTTCCTTCATCCGGTCCGTGTCCAGCGGTTGCGATCGCTCAATCTTGCCGTCTTTGCCGTCTGGTCGGTGCTCGGCATCTACGCGCTGCTGCTGCATTTCGACACGCCCGGATGGGTCGTCGCCGGCGTTGTCGGCACCGGCCTTTATCTCTACGTCATTGGCTTTATCTTGCAGATATTTCCCCGTCTCGGGCGGGGTTGA
- a CDS encoding quinone oxidoreductase, which produces MAQAIMVRALGGPDVLKIEGITLTPPRPGEVQIRQVAVGVNFIDVYFRTGLYKSTEGLPFIPGKEGAGIVTAVGDGVSTFAVGDRVAYASSDGAYSSERNIDVSQLVRVPDDIRLETAAAMMLKGMTAQYLLNQTFKVGPETTLLFHAAAGGVGLIAGQWAKALGATVIGTAGSQEKIDLALAHGYDHVINYSTDNFVAQVKEITNGKGVDVVYDSVGRDTFPASLDCIKPRGLWVSFGNSSGPVEGVNIGILAQKGSLFATRPTLFSYVSTRPALEACANSLFDVVQSNKVRININQTYALADASKAHTDLEARKTSGTTLLIP; this is translated from the coding sequence ATGGCACAGGCCATTATGGTGCGCGCGCTTGGCGGGCCGGATGTTCTGAAAATCGAGGGGATCACGCTGACGCCGCCCCGCCCGGGCGAAGTCCAGATTCGCCAGGTCGCCGTCGGCGTGAACTTCATCGACGTCTATTTTCGCACCGGCCTCTATAAATCCACCGAGGGACTTCCCTTCATTCCGGGCAAGGAGGGCGCAGGCATCGTCACGGCAGTAGGCGATGGCGTCAGCACCTTCGCAGTCGGCGACCGTGTGGCCTATGCCTCCTCCGACGGTGCCTATAGCAGCGAGCGTAACATCGACGTTTCGCAGCTCGTCAGGGTACCTGATGATATCAGGCTGGAAACGGCAGCGGCGATGATGCTGAAAGGCATGACGGCTCAGTATCTGCTCAATCAGACTTTCAAGGTCGGTCCGGAAACCACCCTGCTGTTCCATGCAGCCGCAGGCGGTGTCGGCCTGATCGCCGGACAATGGGCGAAGGCGCTCGGCGCAACGGTGATCGGCACGGCCGGCTCACAGGAGAAGATCGACCTCGCGCTCGCCCATGGTTATGACCACGTCATCAACTACAGCACGGATAATTTCGTCGCCCAGGTCAAGGAGATCACCAACGGCAAGGGTGTCGATGTCGTTTATGATTCGGTCGGCCGCGATACGTTTCCGGCATCGCTCGACTGCATCAAGCCGCGTGGTCTCTGGGTCAGCTTCGGCAATTCCTCCGGGCCGGTCGAAGGCGTCAATATCGGCATCCTGGCGCAAAAGGGATCCTTGTTTGCAACGCGGCCGACCCTGTTCAGCTACGTCTCGACGCGGCCTGCTCTGGAGGCGTGTGCAAACTCCCTGTTTGATGTTGTGCAAAGCAACAAAGTGCGTATCAATATCAACCAGACCTATGCGCTTGCCGATGCAAGCAAGGCGCATACGGATCTCGAAGCAAGAAAAACGAGTGGAACAACGTTGCTGATTCCGTGA